From one Sporohalobacter salinus genomic stretch:
- a CDS encoding aminotransferase class III-fold pyridoxal phosphate-dependent enzyme, whose protein sequence is MKFGFIAHPTSLKLKRYIKISDLVSRHIKDQEDGFDTERWQYRNLIPTIDFGQISSSNDSVCEGSIYSMPLTANEMLDQPRDIAKRVVDSVNQLKEDGAELVGLGGFTGIIGNRGKKTLEKTGVPVTTGNSLTAYTTWQNMLNVLDHLEINPENAEIAVVGYPGSIALVVAKLLLRQVDNLVLVYRGDSNKEEKLLNHLAKKYHNQVRLTNDIETCYDQVQFYVSATSSGSVIDPYALPSGSVVVDAALPQDVKSYDNDRNDIIVIDGGLISANNDFQLGSKIMGIAPDKSINGCIAETIVLALEDRAESFSVGRELSQEKVIEIGEIAAKHGLTPTRLTSYGEKIDQSDFYKLKKFFRDSQKQKSYDLEEWSGQELHSEIFQLFGEHINPYFRDFYEFNYIDRVFIEGKGCTLVDTEGKEFLDFVGGYGCLNTGHNHPDIVEAVNSYLNKGYPTFTQYVSAPAQTSILAEKLAELTPGDLERTFFSNSGTEAVEAAIKLAKAATDNPRFLYCDNSYHGKTLGSLSITGRDKHRSIFEPLLPKCTSIPFDDIEALETELEKGDVGAFILEPIQGEGGVILPSRDYLASVEKLCNKYDCILIMDEIQTGFCRTGKMFACEQTGIEPDIIALAKSLSGGLVPIGATVTRKELWDRAYGTADNFALHTSTFGGGNLAATAGIAALEVMNKEGLADNALSVGSMLKEELQNIAQNYPFIKEVRGQGLMIGIEFSNPYDKGIEGLIDEFASRIPGNVFATYQFLSDKAKSNIEMAIKEFEKSFEEMFLMRIIAKLSHQYGILTFVTANTSKVMRIQPPLVLTKKQARYFVDSFAKVCEDMTTVLG, encoded by the coding sequence ATGAAATTTGGATTTATAGCTCATCCTACTTCTTTAAAATTAAAACGTTATATTAAAATTTCTGATCTTGTTTCTAGGCATATTAAAGATCAGGAAGACGGTTTTGATACTGAACGTTGGCAGTATCGTAATTTAATTCCTACTATTGATTTTGGCCAAATTTCAAGTTCAAATGATTCGGTATGTGAAGGAAGTATTTATTCTATGCCGCTTACTGCAAATGAAATGTTAGATCAGCCGCGAGATATAGCTAAACGAGTAGTCGACAGCGTAAATCAATTGAAAGAAGATGGAGCTGAGTTAGTAGGTTTGGGAGGTTTTACAGGAATTATCGGCAATCGAGGAAAAAAAACTCTTGAGAAAACTGGAGTACCGGTAACTACAGGAAACTCTTTAACTGCATATACTACTTGGCAAAATATGCTTAATGTGTTGGATCACCTTGAGATAAACCCTGAAAATGCTGAAATTGCTGTAGTTGGTTATCCGGGTTCGATTGCTTTGGTAGTTGCTAAATTATTGTTACGTCAAGTAGATAACTTGGTATTAGTTTATCGCGGAGATAGTAACAAAGAAGAAAAACTTTTAAACCATCTTGCAAAAAAATACCACAATCAAGTTAGGTTAACTAATGATATAGAAACTTGTTATGATCAAGTTCAATTTTATGTTTCGGCAACTTCCAGTGGTTCAGTTATTGATCCTTATGCTTTACCTTCAGGCTCTGTTGTGGTTGATGCTGCTCTTCCTCAGGATGTTAAGTCTTATGATAATGATCGTAATGATATTATTGTAATTGATGGAGGATTAATTTCTGCTAACAATGATTTTCAGTTAGGAAGTAAAATAATGGGGATTGCACCGGATAAATCAATTAACGGTTGTATAGCTGAAACGATAGTCCTTGCACTTGAAGATCGGGCTGAATCTTTTTCTGTGGGACGTGAGTTATCTCAAGAAAAAGTTATTGAAATTGGAGAAATAGCTGCAAAACATGGTCTTACTCCAACTAGATTAACTTCTTATGGAGAAAAAATTGATCAAAGTGATTTTTATAAACTAAAGAAATTCTTTCGAGATTCCCAAAAGCAAAAATCATATGATTTAGAAGAATGGTCCGGCCAAGAACTTCATTCTGAAATTTTTCAATTATTTGGAGAGCATATAAATCCTTATTTTCGAGATTTTTACGAGTTTAATTATATTGATAGAGTGTTTATCGAAGGTAAAGGTTGTACTCTTGTTGATACCGAAGGAAAAGAATTTTTAGATTTTGTAGGAGGTTATGGATGCCTTAATACAGGGCATAATCATCCAGATATTGTGGAGGCAGTAAATAGTTATCTTAATAAAGGATATCCTACGTTTACTCAGTATGTGTCTGCTCCAGCTCAAACTAGTATCCTTGCTGAAAAATTAGCTGAATTAACCCCGGGAGATCTAGAACGGACTTTCTTCAGTAATTCAGGTACTGAAGCTGTTGAAGCTGCTATTAAATTAGCAAAGGCAGCTACTGATAATCCCCGTTTTTTATATTGTGATAATAGTTATCATGGTAAAACACTTGGTTCATTATCGATAACTGGCCGCGATAAACACCGGTCAATTTTTGAACCATTATTACCGAAATGTACAAGTATCCCGTTTGATGATATCGAAGCACTAGAGACTGAATTAGAAAAAGGTGATGTTGGAGCTTTTATTTTGGAACCAATCCAGGGCGAAGGGGGAGTTATTTTACCTTCTAGAGATTATCTTGCTTCAGTAGAAAAGCTCTGCAACAAATACGACTGTATCCTGATAATGGATGAAATTCAAACTGGATTCTGCCGAACCGGAAAAATGTTTGCTTGTGAGCAGACAGGTATTGAGCCGGATATTATTGCGTTAGCAAAATCACTATCAGGAGGTCTTGTTCCGATTGGAGCTACAGTTACGCGAAAAGAACTTTGGGACCGAGCTTATGGAACAGCTGATAATTTTGCTTTGCATACATCCACCTTTGGTGGAGGAAATCTTGCAGCAACAGCTGGAATTGCTGCTCTTGAAGTAATGAACAAAGAAGGTCTTGCTGATAATGCTTTGTCTGTTGGTTCAATGCTAAAAGAAGAATTACAAAATATTGCTCAAAATTATCCCTTTATTAAAGAAGTGCGAGGGCAAGGATTGATGATTGGAATTGAATTTTCTAATCCTTATGATAAGGGAATTGAAGGGCTTATAGATGAGTTTGCTAGTCGGATTCCTGGAAATGTTTTTGCAACTTATCAGTTTTTGTCAGATAAAGCTAAAAGTAATATTGAGATGGCAATTAAAGAGTTTGAAAAAAGTTTTGAAGAAATGTTCCTGATGCGAATAATTGCTAAACTTTCTCATCAATATGGAATTCTTACTTTTGTGACTGCAAATACATCTAAAGTAATGCGAATTCAGCCTCCATTAGTTCTTACTAAAAAACAAGCTCGTTATTTTGTTGATTCTTTTGCAAAAGTATGTGAAGATATGACAACAGTTTTAGGTTAA
- a CDS encoding efflux RND transporter permease subunit has translation MRKKLFNLIADLITSKPKQILAIAAVITLIMLVLTSNLNLELSWVGLAPKGDPSQKEYKKIIENYPSAGNIYVTVKDENGNPTRAARLAVEALEDIKYIKDVNYKLNTDYLLNNGLLLYKTKNLSEITPTLKNPNLTDYIRNLNQVYEDEYRGDSDNIKDDEKELVRSFRGIKTFLQTANTSLNKNISTKTVHSQVDRLLLGDPYFRSNNGKLLLMTLQPTFNMMDYSKLEPGIGAVEKKLKELEQANPNYHFGLTGMHVIVRDEMVTTTQDSTLAMIMGFILVIIILVAAFKMWLSPLLAAIPLITGIIWDLGLASIFIGRLNLITAFTAAILIGLGIDFSVHTLSGYTEAKSNGLSAKESVYYILTEVAPAILTGALTTAAAFFALTVTSLGVLVELGIIMGIGILTTVVAVLFILPTLLFLRTKKFKEAKINKGRYYTIGTVASWTKKFKYAVIPLLLIILAFMGWQGKQAKFYLNIEKIEPQGLESIKVTDKIADKFDMSNDAIMYTTDSLNRTYSIAEWARDKSQVEMVRTITDYLPPKKIQQKRLKELKDINKALSNPPSYHKIERNKLVAELIRLQKNIIEIGQLSFMSGVDEIVNVTDKITGTKQKSGILPKLIDKLKSNNYNQQYLTKFSQDFYKSFEQKCKLMKIEDTLSLEDVPQDIKSRFLPKSGNSFLTSVHAQGHLWKKIKKPTGERFIYMMREKIPKITGAPVFMRVLYDAVVKEATKSLLVVGVTLLILLMIHFRSVKQVMVGFVPMVFALIMTLGMVKVLKVNLDIISALAFPLIVGIGIDDCVHVIHRLNATDEDLEMVFSSAGRAILLTSLTTMASFGSLMIANYQAIFRMGVVLFVGVAFCFLMTLFVVPIFLDN, from the coding sequence ATGAGAAAAAAATTATTTAATTTAATTGCTGATTTAATTACGAGTAAGCCTAAACAGATTTTAGCAATTGCTGCTGTTATAACATTAATTATGTTAGTGTTGACAAGTAATTTAAATCTAGAACTGAGTTGGGTTGGATTAGCCCCTAAAGGTGACCCATCCCAGAAAGAATATAAGAAAATTATAGAAAACTATCCTTCAGCAGGTAATATATATGTTACTGTTAAGGACGAAAATGGAAATCCGACCCGGGCTGCTCGATTAGCAGTAGAAGCATTAGAAGATATAAAGTATATCAAGGATGTAAATTATAAGTTGAATACAGATTATTTGTTAAATAATGGACTTCTGCTTTATAAAACTAAAAATTTATCTGAAATAACCCCTACATTAAAGAATCCTAATTTGACGGATTATATAAGAAATTTAAACCAAGTTTATGAAGATGAATATAGAGGAGACAGCGATAATATTAAAGATGATGAAAAAGAGTTGGTTAGATCTTTTCGAGGGATAAAAACTTTTTTACAGACAGCTAATACTTCTTTGAATAAAAACATTTCCACTAAAACAGTTCATTCTCAAGTTGATCGGTTGCTACTTGGAGATCCTTATTTTAGATCTAATAATGGTAAACTTTTATTGATGACTTTACAGCCTACCTTTAATATGATGGATTATTCCAAACTTGAGCCAGGGATAGGAGCAGTTGAAAAGAAATTAAAAGAGTTAGAACAGGCTAACCCTAATTATCACTTCGGTCTTACCGGGATGCATGTAATAGTTCGAGATGAAATGGTGACTACTACGCAGGATTCCACCTTAGCAATGATTATGGGATTTATTTTAGTAATAATTATTTTAGTTGCCGCATTTAAAATGTGGTTGTCGCCGTTGTTGGCGGCAATTCCTCTTATTACAGGTATTATCTGGGATCTGGGTCTTGCTTCTATTTTTATCGGTCGGTTAAACTTAATAACTGCTTTTACGGCTGCAATTTTAATTGGGTTGGGCATTGATTTTTCTGTTCATACTTTAAGTGGTTATACGGAAGCAAAAAGTAATGGACTGTCAGCTAAGGAATCTGTTTATTATATTTTGACGGAAGTTGCCCCGGCAATATTAACAGGAGCTTTAACTACAGCAGCAGCTTTTTTTGCTTTAACTGTTACTTCTTTGGGAGTTTTAGTTGAGTTAGGTATTATTATGGGAATAGGAATTTTAACTACAGTAGTAGCTGTATTGTTTATTCTGCCAACATTATTATTTCTTAGGACGAAAAAATTTAAGGAGGCTAAAATAAATAAAGGTCGCTATTATACTATTGGTACTGTAGCAAGCTGGACCAAAAAATTCAAATATGCTGTAATCCCACTTTTATTGATTATTCTTGCCTTTATGGGATGGCAGGGAAAACAAGCTAAATTTTATCTTAACATTGAAAAAATAGAACCGCAAGGATTAGAATCAATTAAAGTAACAGATAAAATAGCTGATAAATTTGATATGAGTAATGATGCAATTATGTATACTACGGATAGTTTAAACAGGACTTACTCTATAGCAGAATGGGCCCGGGATAAGTCGCAAGTAGAGATGGTAAGAACAATAACAGATTATTTACCGCCCAAGAAAATACAGCAAAAAAGATTGAAAGAATTAAAAGATATAAATAAAGCTTTGTCTAATCCACCTAGTTATCACAAAATAGAGCGTAATAAGTTAGTGGCTGAGTTAATTCGCTTGCAGAAAAATATTATTGAAATTGGTCAACTGTCTTTCATGTCAGGAGTTGACGAGATTGTAAACGTAACTGATAAAATTACTGGTACAAAACAAAAGTCAGGTATATTGCCTAAATTAATAGATAAGTTAAAATCTAATAATTATAATCAGCAGTATTTAACTAAATTTAGTCAAGACTTTTATAAATCCTTCGAACAAAAATGTAAACTTATGAAAATAGAAGATACCCTGTCGCTTGAAGATGTTCCTCAAGATATAAAAAGTCGCTTTTTGCCAAAAAGCGGCAACTCCTTTTTAACATCAGTTCATGCTCAGGGTCATCTATGGAAAAAAATAAAGAAACCAACTGGGGAAAGATTTATTTATATGATGCGGGAAAAAATCCCGAAAATAACTGGAGCTCCTGTATTTATGCGGGTTTTATATGATGCAGTAGTAAAAGAAGCAACTAAGTCTTTATTAGTTGTAGGTGTTACTTTACTTATCCTGCTAATGATCCATTTTAGATCTGTCAAACAAGTGATGGTAGGGTTTGTTCCTATGGTATTTGCCTTAATTATGACCTTAGGAATGGTTAAGGTATTGAAGGTTAATTTAGATATTATTAGCGCCCTTGCTTTCCCTTTAATTGTAGGGATTGGAATTGATGATTGTGTTCATGTAATTCATAGGTTAAATGCAACTGATGAAGATTTAGAGATGGTTTTTAGCAGCGCAGGACGAGCTATTTTATTGACTTCTCTGACTACGATGGCCTCATTTGGATCCTTAATGATAGCTAATTACCAAGCAATATTTAGAATGGGGGTTGTCTTATTTGTCGGGGTAGCTTTTTGTTTTTTGATGACTTTGTTTGTAGTTCCTATTTTTCTAGATAATTAA
- a CDS encoding TetR/AcrR family transcriptional regulator produces the protein MAPKLVNVDQKKQKIIEGTLAALAKKELNQLKIADIADELDMGQSTIYEYFKNKDELIKEALEYFLQQLHVPEENESLTALEELKRLLKQVEKQVKANKLNEINLLIDLFYQGIKGDFNQLEEVYKDYLDYMEARIAEDQKRGLIREDINPQALASWVGAVVDGLGLQILLRSEGFDIDEVLGSFIEAVEIYTIKES, from the coding sequence ATGGCTCCTAAATTAGTTAATGTAGACCAAAAAAAGCAGAAAATAATAGAGGGAACCCTTGCTGCTTTAGCCAAAAAAGAATTAAATCAATTAAAAATAGCTGATATTGCTGACGAACTTGATATGGGGCAGAGTACTATTTATGAATACTTTAAGAATAAAGATGAACTTATCAAAGAAGCTTTAGAATATTTTTTACAGCAGTTACATGTTCCCGAAGAAAATGAAAGTTTAACTGCTTTAGAAGAATTAAAGCGATTACTAAAGCAGGTTGAAAAGCAAGTAAAAGCGAATAAACTAAATGAAATTAATCTGTTGATTGATTTGTTTTATCAGGGGATTAAAGGGGATTTTAACCAGTTAGAAGAAGTTTATAAAGATTATCTAGATTATATGGAAGCAAGAATAGCGGAAGATCAAAAAAGAGGGCTAATCAGAGAGGACATTAATCCCCAGGCTTTAGCTTCTTGGGTGGGGGCTGTTGTTGATGGATTAGGGTTACAAATATTATTAAGGTCAGAAGGTTTTGATATTGATGAAGTACTTGGTTCGTTTATAGAAGCAGTAGAAATATATACAATAAAAGAGAGTTAA
- a CDS encoding outer membrane lipoprotein-sorting protein gives MRLKIKAISLIVLMLILIGVGSGFASEITGKKILDKAETSMDYGHFKGKSKMIIYTTSGDKRVLKMKMWGKGTEKSMMKYYAPSRVEGVAFLYFSNDIWSYFPRTGRTRHLASHIKNQKMMGSSFNYEDFSNDIFDDYQGKLIKEERFKEKKCYVVKAKAKNETTAYDQYIAWITKEEFTPLKIDYYNKGRKIKEMRVKAFLNINEDIKVKKMVMKDLREDDKTVFKYSEIKTGVNFRPNFFHKRNLERISHR, from the coding sequence ATGAGATTAAAAATTAAGGCAATAAGCTTGATAGTGTTAATGTTAATTTTGATTGGTGTAGGATCTGGTTTTGCTTCTGAAATTACTGGAAAAAAGATACTAGATAAGGCAGAAACAAGTATGGATTACGGTCACTTTAAGGGCAAGTCCAAAATGATAATTTATACTACTAGTGGAGATAAGAGAGTTTTAAAAATGAAAATGTGGGGGAAAGGAACTGAAAAATCTATGATGAAATATTATGCTCCTTCACGGGTTGAAGGAGTAGCGTTTCTCTATTTTTCTAATGATATTTGGTCTTATTTTCCCAGAACTGGCCGAACTAGACATCTTGCTTCGCATATTAAAAATCAAAAAATGATGGGGAGTTCCTTTAATTATGAAGATTTTAGCAATGATATATTTGATGATTACCAAGGCAAATTAATTAAAGAAGAGAGGTTTAAAGAAAAAAAATGTTATGTTGTAAAGGCTAAAGCTAAAAATGAGACAACAGCTTATGACCAATATATTGCCTGGATAACTAAAGAAGAATTTACACCGTTGAAAATTGATTATTATAATAAGGGAAGAAAAATTAAGGAAATGAGAGTTAAAGCCTTTCTAAATATAAACGAAGATATAAAAGTAAAAAAGATGGTAATGAAAGATTTAAGAGAAGATGATAAAACTGTATTTAAGTATTCAGAGATAAAAACAGGAGTTAATTTTAGACCTAACTTTTTTCATAAGCGAAATTTAGAAAGGATTTCTCATAGATAG
- a CDS encoding class I SAM-dependent methyltransferase, producing MFRRAFVELIIVLLVRWPRLMESTIIKKSIVFIYGKLIADDLDQVIKKKEDYDKPIINALRYIKSNFDQPQKVLDLGTGTGFGVFKTKEIIESKEIIGVDLSKNMLEIARKKAKAREGDNIFFEQQDASDLSYESNSFDLLMSNNCPCYLKEVARVLKPSGLFLFTLSYSGEKVMKHKPRLEKFLRRHGFQINKMDQGGNGVYIIAELS from the coding sequence ATGTTTAGACGAGCTTTTGTAGAGTTAATAATTGTTTTACTTGTTAGGTGGCCTCGATTGATGGAATCAACTATTATAAAAAAATCAATAGTATTTATTTATGGAAAACTAATAGCTGATGATCTGGATCAAGTAATTAAGAAAAAGGAAGATTATGATAAACCAATAATTAATGCCCTCCGGTATATTAAGTCAAATTTTGATCAACCTCAAAAAGTTCTTGATTTAGGAACAGGTACTGGATTTGGTGTTTTTAAAACTAAGGAAATTATCGAGTCAAAAGAGATAATAGGGGTAGATTTATCTAAAAACATGCTCGAAATAGCCCGAAAAAAAGCAAAGGCAAGGGAGGGGGATAATATTTTTTTTGAGCAGCAAGATGCATCTGATCTGAGTTATGAAAGTAATAGCTTTGACCTTTTGATGAGTAATAATTGTCCTTGCTATTTAAAAGAGGTAGCTAGAGTTTTAAAACCTTCCGGATTATTTTTATTTACTCTATCTTATAGTGGAGAAAAAGTAATGAAACACAAACCTCGATTGGAAAAATTTTTAAGAAGACATGGTTTTCAGATAAATAAGATGGATCAAGGAGGGAATGGGGTATACATTATTGCAGAATTGTCTTAA